From a single Alloactinosynnema sp. L-07 genomic region:
- the hsaB gene encoding 3-hydroxy-9,10-secoandrosta-1,3,5(10)-triene-9,17-dione monooxygenase reductase subunit, translated as MTAAMVDPRTFRTALGHFCTGVTVVTAVDGGEPVGFACQSFAALSLDPPLVLFCPGKQSRAWPAIERAGRFCVNVLTHAQRDLSTVFGTAGADKFACVPWRPAPSGSPVFDDVLVWVDCAIEAVHDAGDHYVVVGRVTTLSEPCDERPLLFYRGRYSVTEAPETTPGVLETLITWSRDDDWM; from the coding sequence ATGACCGCCGCCATGGTCGACCCCAGGACGTTCCGCACCGCGCTCGGCCACTTCTGCACGGGCGTGACCGTGGTGACGGCGGTCGACGGCGGCGAGCCGGTCGGGTTCGCCTGCCAGTCCTTCGCCGCGCTGTCGCTGGACCCGCCGCTGGTGCTGTTCTGTCCCGGCAAACAGTCCCGCGCGTGGCCCGCGATCGAGCGGGCGGGCCGCTTCTGCGTCAACGTGCTCACCCACGCCCAGCGCGACCTGAGCACGGTGTTCGGCACCGCGGGCGCCGACAAGTTCGCCTGCGTGCCATGGCGGCCCGCGCCTTCGGGGTCGCCCGTGTTCGATGACGTGCTGGTGTGGGTGGACTGCGCCATCGAGGCCGTGCACGACGCGGGCGACCACTACGTCGTGGTCGGCCGCGTGACGACGCTCAGCGAACCGTGCGACGAGCGGCCCCTGCTGTTCTACCGCGGCCGCTACTCGGTCACCGAGGCCCCGGAGACCACGCCGGGCGTGCTGGAGACGCTGATCACCTGGTCGCGGGACGACGACTGGATGTGA